In Desulfomonile tiedjei, the DNA window GACATCCGGGATTGCAGACCCACGAGTTCTCCGCCATACCGAACCCCTACCAAAAAGGCCAAAAGGTTTTCGAGGCGTACGTCCAGCAGAAAACACCGGGCGCTTACCGAATCTTCTGGTGCTATGGTCCCCGACAAGAAGAAATAACCATAATTGCGATAACTCCGCATCCTTGAACCCAGGAGACGAACGAGGCTTCGCGACACCGTGTTGCTCTTCCCCGTTTGCAGGCCGGTTATAGCAAGTGTCACAAATAATGTCCTATTGCACAAAGAGGTTCCGGGAAAGTAGTAGGTGCCGGCCTCCGTGCCGGCACATTTTGCCAATATAAATCAACTAGTTCGGGCTGGCAGGGACCCCGGATCGCGGTCCGGGGCAGGCTCTGGCCTCCACCGGTTATCTCAGACCCAGGGCTGTGCAAAAGGTCAAGAATTGTGGCAATTGGTATAACGAAAACAGCGTCGTCCACGAGCCTCAGCTAGTGTCGCGCGAACGATGCGGTTCGCTTCGCTTACCACATCCTACGCGATCCGATCCCACCCATCGCTGTAGGAGCAGGTCACTTCGACATAACGGTCAGAGGGAAGGTTATTCCAACATGAGGGACTTGGGGAAGGACTTCAATTTCTGTGAAAAAAGAGCGATAATGGATTGAGTAACAAGGAGTTCAATATGGCTGATGAACATAGCTGCGACGCTTGTTCCCAAGGATGTGCGGCCAGGCACACCGAGGAGAAGGTGTCCGAGGAAATCCAGGCAGGCCCTTATCTGCTTTTTGCCGCTGTCATGATCGTGCTGGTGAGTCTGGCCGTCAAGTGGCTGTTATAGGCGTGATTTGATCGGGTTATTCATCCTCTTCGGACTTTAAGACCGCGAGGAATGCAGACTGCGGTATGACCACGCTGCCAACCTGTTTCATCCTCTTTTTGCCTTCCTTCTGCTTTTCCAGCAGCTTCTTCTTTCGAGTGATGTCCCCACCATAGCACTTCGCAGTAACATCTTTGCGAAGAGCGGAAACAGTCTCTCTGGAAATGATTTTCCCTCCTATGGCACCTTGGATGGGCACCTTGAACAACTGTCTGGGGATCTCGTTTTTCAGCCGTTCACACGCGCGGCGAGCCCTGGCGTAGGCCCTATCCCTGTGGACAAGCATAGAGAGCGCATCCACCTTTTCGCCCGCAACAAAGATGTCCACCTTTGACAGGTCTGTGGCTCGGTATTCAAGGAATTCGTAGTCGAACGAGGCATAACCCCTGGAGACTGACTTCAGCTTATCGTAAAAATCGAACAGAACTTCCGCCAATGGCAGATCGAAGACCAATTCGACGCGGTTTGAATCAAGATAATTGATGTCCTTTTGGACCCCGCGACGGTCTATGCACAGGCTTATAACCGTGCCGAGGTATTGTTCGGGCAGGATGATCGACGCGCGGATAAAAGGTTCCTTGGCGCCGGCTATTTGAACCGGGTCCGGGTATTTGGCAGGGTTGTCGATGATCGCTTCGGTCCCGTCCCTGGCTACTATGACATACTGAACAGACGGAGCGGTGAGAATCAGTGAAAGGTCAAACTCTCGCTCCAATCGCTCTTGCACCACTTCGAGGTGCAGCAAGCCCAGGAATCCGCACCTGAAGCCGTGCCCGAGGGCTTCGGAGTGATCTTTTTCCCAGGTGAGTGAAGCATCATTGAGTTTCAGCTTTTCCAGCGCCTCGGCCAATTCCTCGTAGTCATCCGACGAAATCGGATAAAAGGACGAAAAAACCACGGGCTTAACGACCTTGAACCCCTTCAAAGGCTGCGGACAAGGGCGATTGTCCAGGGTCACGGTGTCGCCTATTCGCGTGTCGCTCACGGTTTTTATGCCCGCTACAATGTAGCCGACTTCGCCTGCTCGAAGCACTTTGCGCGGCTCTCTTTCGATGAGGAAAATTCCGGCTTCTTCAACTCTGTAGCTCGCTCCATTGGACCAGAACCGAATCGTATCTCCAGGCTTCAATTCCCCGTCGAAGAGTCTCAGGTGCACGATTGCCCCGCGGTAGGGGTCCCAATGAGAATCAAAGATCAAGGCTTTCAAAGGCGCGGCCGGATCGCCTTTTGGCGGAGGGACCCGTAGCACTATTGCCTCCAGGACTTCGTCAATCCCTGTGCCTTCCTTGGCGGAGATGGATACGGCGGTCTCGGAGTCCAGTCCGAGGTCTTTCTCTATCTGGTGCTTTACTGTATCAACATCCGCGGCAGGGAGATCGATCTTGTTTATTACCGGGATGATTTCCAGGTCCTGCTCCACAGCCATATAGAAATTGGCAAGGGTCTGAGCCTGAACACCCTGGCTCGCGTCAATCACCAGCAGAGCGCCTTCACAAGAGACCAGCGCGCGAGAAACCTCGTATGAAAAATCCGCGTGTCCGGGCGTATCAATGAGGTTCAAGACGTAGTCCTTCCCGTCGGAAGCCCGGTACGGCAGTGCCACAGTCTGACTTTTGATGGTGATGCCGCGTTCTCGTTCAATATCCATAGTGTCGAGCATCTGGTCATGGAATTCATGGTCCCCCACGACTCCGGTTATCTGGAGCAAACGATCGGCCAGCGTGGATTTTCCGTGGTCTATATGGGCTATTATGCAGAAGTTTCTTATATGATCCATTCAAGTTTCCTGAGTTACTTTCAAAATTGCTTTTGGGGGTGTCCAACAGGGGGCCGACGCGGAATGGAACTGAGCCCCTCGGTTATTGTTTTCCCCCGGCAGGCGGATTTGGAAG includes these proteins:
- the lepA gene encoding elongation factor 4 — its product is MDHIRNFCIIAHIDHGKSTLADRLLQITGVVGDHEFHDQMLDTMDIERERGITIKSQTVALPYRASDGKDYVLNLIDTPGHADFSYEVSRALVSCEGALLVIDASQGVQAQTLANFYMAVEQDLEIIPVINKIDLPAADVDTVKHQIEKDLGLDSETAVSISAKEGTGIDEVLEAIVLRVPPPKGDPAAPLKALIFDSHWDPYRGAIVHLRLFDGELKPGDTIRFWSNGASYRVEEAGIFLIEREPRKVLRAGEVGYIVAGIKTVSDTRIGDTVTLDNRPCPQPLKGFKVVKPVVFSSFYPISSDDYEELAEALEKLKLNDASLTWEKDHSEALGHGFRCGFLGLLHLEVVQERLEREFDLSLILTAPSVQYVIVARDGTEAIIDNPAKYPDPVQIAGAKEPFIRASIILPEQYLGTVISLCIDRRGVQKDINYLDSNRVELVFDLPLAEVLFDFYDKLKSVSRGYASFDYEFLEYRATDLSKVDIFVAGEKVDALSMLVHRDRAYARARRACERLKNEIPRQLFKVPIQGAIGGKIISRETVSALRKDVTAKCYGGDITRKKKLLEKQKEGKKRMKQVGSVVIPQSAFLAVLKSEEDE